GGGCACACCGGGCGCGGTGCTGCGCGCGGCGAAGGCGCTGACCTGCGTGGCAGCGGTCGCGACCGCGGTGGCGGGCCGGGACCGGCGGGTCGCGGCGGTCGCGGGGCTGTGCCTGGGAGTCGCCGGTGCCGCCACCCGCTACGGCATCTTCGAAGCCGGCCGCGTCTCGGCGCGCGACCCGAAGTACACGGTCGTCCCGCAGCGGGAACGGCTCGCCCGCACCGAATCCGAGTGATCTCGCGAAACCGCCCGGACCGCACCGCAGCGCCGTGTAGGGTTCGCCCATGCTTGATCGGCCGGAGCCCGTCGACCGGCCACGCCGGTGCTCACGACGTGCCCTCGGGCCGATCCGCGCGGTAGCGGCCGATCGCTTTCGCACAAGGGGAATCCCTACCGGTGTCCCGAACCGGCCGTGGAGCCGCGGACGCCGTCGTAGCGTGGGGCGTCCCGCACGCCCGGCCGCGCGCGGGACGTGACCGTCTTCGACCGGCGGCAGGCCCGACACGTCAGTTCGCACGAGGAGAATCACCATGACCGCCGCGTCGAGGTCCGGGACCGAATCGATGCTCACCGGCACCGACCTGGTCTGCTCTTTCGGACCCACCCCAGCGCTGCGCGGGGCCGAGCTCGCGGTCGACGCCGGTGAGGTCGTCGCCGTCGTCGGCGCGTCCGGCTCCGGGAAGTCGACGTTGCTGCACTGCCTGGCCGGCGTGGTCCCCCCCGAATCGGGCACGGTCCGCTTCCGCGGCCGCGACGTCACCGCCATGACCGACGACGAGCGCAGCGCCCTGCGGCGCAGCGAATTCGGCTTCGTGTTCCAGTTCGGCCAGCTCGTCCCCGAGCTCAGCGTGCTGGAGAACATCGCGCTGCCGCTGCGGCTCAACGGCGTCGCCCGCCGCAAGGCGGAAGCCCGCGCCCGCGACTGGGCGGAGAAGCTGGAGGTGGCCGGGCAGTCCGACAAGCGCCCCGGCGAGATCTCCGGCGGGCAGGGACAGCGCGCCGCGCTGGCCCGCGCCTTGGTGGCCGACCCCGCGGTGATCTTCGCCGACGAGCCGACCGGCGCGCTCGACTCCGTCGGCGGTGAACAGGTGATGCGGCTGCTCGCGGAGACCGCCGCCGAATCGGGCAGCGCCGTGGTCCTGGTG
This window of the Saccharopolyspora gloriosae genome carries:
- a CDS encoding ABC transporter ATP-binding protein, producing MTAASRSGTESMLTGTDLVCSFGPTPALRGAELAVDAGEVVAVVGASGSGKSTLLHCLAGVVPPESGTVRFRGRDVTAMTDDERSALRRSEFGFVFQFGQLVPELSVLENIALPLRLNGVARRKAEARARDWAEKLEVAGQSDKRPGEISGGQGQRAALARALVADPAVIFADEPTGALDSVGGEQVMRLLAETAAESGSAVVLVTHEASVASYADREVVIRDGRTLLEETAR